The Methanoculleus taiwanensis nucleotide sequence CGGCACCGTTCACGAGGTCTGCGCCCTTCTCGGAGCAGACTTCGATGAAGGTTGCCTTGCCTGCCTTATCCCCGATGACACCCCAGTTACCGCAGGCGAGGTCTGCCTGGCGGGGGACTTTCATCTTGCAGCGGCGGCAGTTGGAACGGCGGCCGTAGCCTTCTTCCTCAAGTTCGTCGATCGAGATGCCCTTGTGCTGGCCATCCTTGGTGATGATGATGAACTGGCCCTTGTCGATCTCCTCCTTGACGACGTCGTCAGGGTTGACACCAAACTTCTCGGCGATCATCTTGCGGGCGGAGACCGGGCTTACCGATCCGCCGCAGTTGAGACCGATCATGTAGATGTTGTCGAGGTTGACCTGGTTGCGCTTTGCGAGCTCGTAAAGACCCATCGCGTCGCAGCCCTTCACCGGGACGGCGATCTTCATGTTCTTTGCGCCGCCCAGGTACTTCTTGATGAGCTTGGACATCAGGATTGTACCGCAGTGGAGCGACCCGGCAGTCTCGGCGATCTCCGCCGGATCGGTGATGACGGTGGGGATGGCGTCGTAGAGGTCGGCGCCCTTCTTCACCGCCAGGACGGCGTCTACCGTGCCGCTCTCAAGAGCGTACTTCAGGAGAGCGCTTACCGCTCCTCCGCACTCGGCCTTCTCGGCCAGTTGTGGGCTCGTAGTCCAGGCGTAGACCATATCTCCTTTTGCTACCATCTTCAGGCCTCCGTGAGCTTCTCGACCTTTACAGCACAGTGCTTCAGCTCCGGCATCTTGGACATCGGGTCCCTCACATCGTTGGTGAGCAGGTTGACCGCTCCGGTGCCGAAGTGCATCGTCATCATCAGGACGCCGGGCGCTACCTCGTCGGTCACCCGTGCGAGGGTCTCGACCTCGCCACGGCGGCTGCTGAGCTTGATCTTCTCGCCGTTCGCGATGTTGAGTTTCTTGGCGTCCTCGTTATTGATCTGCACGTAGGACTCTGGCACTTCCTGGTGCAGAATCTTGGCGCGGCCGGTCTGCGACCTGCTGTGGTAGTGGAAGAGCAGTCTGCCGGTCATCAGGGTGAACGGATACTCGGCGTCTGCAACTTCGGCCGGCGGGCGATACTCGATACCGAAGAGGGTACCCTTGCCGTCGGCAGATGAGAACTTCCCGATATGCAGGATGGGGGTTCCCGGGTGCTCCTCAGTCGGGCACGGCCAGTGCAGGGACTCAGGCCTGTTCAGCCGCTCGTAGTTGAGGCCGGCCATCGAGGGGGTGACCCGCCGCAGGTCGTTCCAGACGTCCTCTGCAGTCTCGAACTCGAAGCCGGGGAGGTTCAGTTTCTCTGCGAGCTTAACGAAGACTCTCCAGTCCTCCATGGACTCGCCGGGTCCGTCGACCGCTTTCCGGATACGGTTCACACGCCGCTCACCGCTGGTGAACGTGCCGTCCTTCTCTGCAAAGCAGGTTCCCGGCAGGATGACATCGGCGTACTGGCAGGTCTCGGTGAAGAAGATATCCTGCACCACGAGGAAATCGAGCTTCTCGAGCGACTTCATGACATGGTTCGAGTTCGGGTAGGTGACGACCGGGTTCAGACCGAGAATGTACATGCTCTTGATGGGGTCGCCGCACTGGTCGATCTGCTCGGTCAGGCTTGCACCGTACCACTCGGGAAGGTCAGTGACGCTCCAGAGCTGCTCCATCTTGTGCCTGATGTCGTCGACTTCGCACTTCTGGTAGCCGGAGTAGACGTTCGGGTAGGCACCCATGTCACAGGCGCCCTGCACGTTGTTCTGGCCACGGAGGGGGTTCACACCGACGCCGGGCCTGCCGATGTTGCCGGTGAGCATGGAGAGGTTTCCGAGCGACCGGACGTTGTCGGTACCGGTCGTAAGCTCGGTGATACCGAGACAGTAGATGATGACCGCGTTCTTGGCGCTGGCGTACTTCCGTGCGATCTCCTTCACCGTCTCGGTGGGAACGCCGGTGATATCCTCAACGTTGGCGTACTTCGCGACGGTCTCCTTCAGCTCGTCAAAGCCCTTGACGCGCTCTTCGATGAATGCCTTGTCGTGGAGGTTCTCCTCTATGATCCAGTACATCATCGAGTTGATCAGCGCGATGTGGGTCGAGGGGTTGTAGCGGAGATAGGTGTCGGCGAGGCGTGCCGTCGGCGTGTACCGCGGGTCGCAGACGATGATCTCGATACCCTTCTTCTTTGCCTGGGCAACCCGCCTGCCGGCGAGGGGGTGCGCCTCAACGGCGTTCGAACCGATCATGAAGATCAGGTCTGCGTTCAGGACGTCCTCGAAGGGGTTCGTGGCGGCTCCGGAACCGAAGGAGAGCGAGAGACCCGCAACGGACGGTCCGTGGCAGATACGCGCACAGTTGTCGACGTTGTTGGTCTTGAACGCGACACGGGCGAACTTCTGCATGGCATAGCAGTCCTCGTTCGGCGTCCGGCAGGAGACCTGGAAACCGAGAGATCGCGGGCCGTACTTGTCGGAGGTCTCTTTCAGCTTGGATGCAACGAGGTCGAGCGCCTCGTCCCAGGTCGCTTCCTCGAACTTCCCGTTCTTCTTGATGAGGGGAGTTGTCAGACGGTCGGGGCTCTGCACGTGCTCCCAGCAGGTGGCACCCTTGGGGCAGAGTCTGCCCTCGTTCACGGGCGTCCTCTTGAATGGTTCGACACCGACGAGCTTGCCGTCGTTCACTACAAGGTTGAGTCCACACCCTACACCGCAATACGGGCAGGTTGTTGGCACATACTCTAATTTGCCTGGGTTTTCACTCATTTCCATTTCTCCCGATGTACGATTATACATTCAGATTAAGCATGTCAGGAAACAGCGAACATACTTAACCGTAATGTGTGTGTAAACTGATTTAAACGTTTATATTTAAAAACAAGTTAAATATAACAACCTATCTTAAACACGCCTAATTTTTAGATTTAGTTAATCTATTTTACTATTTCCGGGGTTGTAAACTTACCTCGCAACAGAATTGTTAAATTATTATCCTTGTCAATTCCAAAATGTTTACGAGTGATATACATCATACCAGATACGTATGGAATCAACAGATACAGGCCATGCCCCGAAAGGCATCGAACGGAGGATGGAAGAGAACGGTCTTAGCCCCGATCTGAGGGACGACTTCCGGCGCTCCATCGCATTTCACACCTACCCGGCACCGGGCCTCCTCATCGGGGTATTCATGGTCGATTATGCCCTCGAACTCCTGTCCGCAACCCGGGGAGAAAAACTGTATGCGGTCAGCGAAACACCGAAATGCCTCCCCGACCCGCTGCAGGTCATCGCCTACTGCACGGCCGGAAACCACCGGCTCCGCATCCTGCCGATCGGAAAGTTCGCCATCACCGTCAACTGGCCGAGCGATGGTCCCGAGGCAGAGGGTGTCCGGGTCTTCCTCGACGAAGAGAAGATGAAGCGCTATCCCGTCTTCGACCTGTGGTATGCACACGACCCTGCATTCGATAAAAAATCCATGGGAGGAAAACTCCTCGATGAGATCTTCGAGGCACAGCGGGACGTCCTCTCCTACGAACGGGTGCGGATTGATGTCACGGCGAAGCAGCCCTGGAAATCCGAGCGGTGCAGCGTCTGTGGAGAGATGATCCCCGATTTCATGCTCCTTGACGGCGTCTGCTTCACGTGTTCGGATCGGTCATACTTCACAGTCCTCGCAGAATAACCTCTCCGAAATCAACTTTTTATCCGCAAAGCCGATTTCCACAATACTTATCGATTGGTAATCCCGTATATGCTCTTCATGGGTATGGAACTCGTCCCCGTGGGTGTCGTCCACTCTTCCGTCCGGTCAGGCCACGAGATGCCCGTCCAGGGAGTGACCGGGGAGGTGGAGATCTATCCGGAGTACGTGAATGCCCTCCGCAGCATCGGGCAGAACTCACATCTTATCCTTCTCTGCTGGATGCATGAAGCGGACCGGACGGTGCTGACGGCAGTTGCCCGGAAGGTGGCAAGCGATCTTCCCGAGAAAGGGGTTTTCTCACTCCGGTCGCCGCCGCGCCCGAACCCGATCTCGCTCTCGGTCGTCCGTCTGCTCGGCGTTCGGGAAGAGCGGTTCCTGGAGGTGGAGTCCCTCGATCTCATCGACGGCACGCCCGTCCTCGATATCAAACCCTACCAGACCGGGTGGGACTGCATCTTCTCTGCGACCGGCCACGACCGGTCGGAGAAGATCCAAAAGATGGGGACAGAGGCCTATCGCGAAGGACTCGTCAGGGAGGCGGTGAACTACCACGGGATGCTCTGCCCGGGAGTTGCTGTCGGCGTCCGGATTGCCGAAGCGGCGACGAGAATGCTCGGGGGCGACCTCCGGAACCCTGCACTATCAGTCGTGCCCGGCAACGATCCCTGCATCGCCGACGCCCTTATCGGGATTACCGGAGCAAGGCCGGGGGATCACAGGCTTCTTTTCATGCAGGGAGACAAAGCCCCGAAAAACGGGTGTCTCATCCGGAAGGGCGACCGCGAGGTGGCCTTCCTGCTTCGTGCCGACATCCCCCGTACTCCCGAAGAGATTCTGTCGTGCGACGAAGCAGTGCTCTTTGCAGCGGATCTTCATGATACGGAAGAGCGGAAACTGCCGGCGCACCCGTGCGTCAGATATCCCTGATCCGGTGCGGTGCGCTGTAAACCACCGCTCGCGGCCGTCGGGCGAACCCGACGAGAGTCATATCGAGCCGTCGGGCGAGGTCGATTCCGGTGGAGAACGGGGCGTTGTTCGTCACGATAACCGGAACACCTGCCCGAGAGGCTTTTGCGACCATCCCGGCAGGCATTCTCCCCGTACAGGCCATGAAGCACCCGGAAAGATCAATCCCGGCAGAGAGAGCCTTCCCCACCGCCTTGTCGACGGACGTATGCCGCCCCATATCCTCGGCGTGAGACTGCAGTACCCCGTCGGCGTCGATGATCACCGAACAGTGGGTGCCGCCCGTACTCTTCCAGGTGGATGCCATCCGGTGGAGCGTGTCCATGCCTCCGAAGATGGTATCGAGATCCAGGAGAAGGTTACCCTGAACCGGCGCGGCAAGTTCGTGCCAGGGTGTTTTCACACCGACTCCCCCGGAGCTCCTGATCTCGGTTTCCGGTGATATTCTCTCCTCATGAAACGCATTCGTCCGGATATGGACGGTCAGGCCGTCGACGGTAATGCTCTCGACGGCGGAGGGGCCGGGAACCAGACCTTCACAGACGGCATAGCCAAGGGCGAACTCTTCAAGTTCCGCGGGTGTTACCGTCAGATTTGCTATCCTGGTGTCGTTAAGAAGGAGCGTGACCGTATCTTCAACGCATACCTCCACACGGCCGTTCCCGATACCCGTCTCAGATACCGTATATACATCGTATTCCTTCGTAAGGCCGGAACACGTCGCCCTGGTGCTGTTCTCCGATTGCATACTGGTTATCTCCGGGAAGTATCGATCATCCCGGGGATCGGCGTCGCCGCCCGGGTATGTCGGTCAGCACAGGTATGTCAGAAGAGATAGTTACATTTTTGCAAAAATAAACCTTGAGAGCAAATAGTTACATATTTAGCAATGTAAATGGTTATAGGCTAACATCCCTATCCCATATACCGGGACAGATGGAAAACCCGCTGATCTGCTTCGCCCCGAGATAGCAAAGAGATGATCCGATGCCGCACCGATACCTTACTCTGACCGCACGCGCCGACGCACTTTCCCTGATGAAACAAAAGTTTCCGCCGCCGAACCATATCGAGACCGTTCTGCTGGAGCATTCGGTGGGCAGGGTCACTGCAAAGCCGCTCTATGCCTGCCACTCAGTTCCTCCCGGGAATGTGGCGGCGATGGACGGATACGCCGTGCAGAGCCATGAGACGGTGGGAGCGGGCGACCGGCGGCCGAAGACCCTTGCACAGGCCCACCGGGTGAATACGGGAGAGGTCGTTCCGGGGATGTATGACGCAGTCATCATGATCGAGGATGTCTGGCAGGAAGATGGCAGGATTATCATCCGCAAAGCCGCAGCTCCGGGACAGTTCATACGCCGTGCTGGCGAAGATATCCGGGCGGGAGATCTTATCGTTCCCCGTGGCCACCAGATCCGGCCGTTTGATATCGGGGCGCTCGGAGCTTACGGCATCTCGAATGTGCCCGTGCGGGCGGTACACGTCGGACTCATCCCGACCGGAAGCGACCTGGTGCCCATCGGCCAGGCGCCGCTGCCGGGAGAGACCGTCGAGAGCAACACCTGCATGGCCGGAGCCTATCTCGCGGGCATGGGGGCGACGAGCAGACGCTACGGAAGCGTTCCGGACGACACCGGAAGGATCTGCGAGGCAATAACAGCTGCTGTCCGGGAGAACGATATGGTCATCATCTCTGCCGGAACCTCGGCGGGAACACGCGATTTCACGGCCGCCGCCATCGCAACGCTTGGAGAAGTTCTCGTTCACGGGATCGCGGCAAGGCCGGGAAAACCGGTGGTCATCGGGTCGGTGGACAATAAACCCGTGCTGGGGCTGCCGGGCAACCCGGTGGCGACCCAGACGATGCTCCGCGAGCTGGTGGCACCGCTCCTTGAGCGGTGGGGCTTATCCCCCTATCAGAGATACGAACGCACCGTGCGGCTGGCAAGGACGGTAACCTCCGATCTCGGATTTGAAGAGTTCGTACCCGTCTCCGTCGGGCGGGTGGGCGACAGGTACTCTGCTGCGCCGCACCCCCGCGGCGGCGGTGTTCAGATGGCGGCGGTGCGGGCGAACGGATACATCCGGATCCCTGCGTCGGGTGAGGGGTTCGCAGCAGGATGCGAGATTCCCGTATCCCTCACGGTTCCGCCGGGGTATGTCGACCGGACGCTGCTCTGCATCGGGGTGCGCGATCCGGCGATCACCGAGCTTGCCGATTTTCTAGCCGAAGAGGGGTACCTGCTCCACTGCTGCGCCACCGATACCATCGGCGCTCTTCTTGCCCTGCAGGAGAACTCCTGCTATGCGGCGCCGGTCATGGTGCCGAAGTGCGAACCACTGGTGCGGGAACTCGCCGGCCGTTACTGTCCCGACGCGAACCCCCTCCGGGTGCGGATCGCGGCGAGAGAGATCGGGATTGCATCTGCTGACGGCCTCGAACTCTCCGATCTTGCGTCCGCCCGGGTGGCCGCCCCTCTGCGGGGCACTGCTCCACGGGTCCTCCTGGATGCACTCCTGCCGGAACACGGGATCGATCCTTATTCGCTCTCCATCGCCGCGGAGGTGCGGAGCCATGACTCGGCAGCCGCGGCGGTCAGCGGGGGCGTTGCAGATGCCGGCGTCTGCAGTGCCGGTGCGGCCGCTGCTGCACATCTTCGGTTCGTGCCGCTCGGCTCCGAGTCGTATGAGCTCTGGTTCCGGCAGGAAGTGCGCGACGACTCCGGGATTCGGGAGATTCTCCGCATTCTCGGGTCACCCGGTTTCTCCTCGCGTCTTTGTGACCGGTGGGACTACCAGACTGACCGGATGGGGGAGATGCTTCCCGGATTCCGGGAAAATCTCTCCGGCGACGCCGCTGGCGCCATGGAACGATCGATATCGTAAAGCCGCTGCCGGATACCCGGACACCGGCGGATCAAATCCGTTTTTACCGTCGATATCCGCATATCCGACGCTATTCTATCGTGATGTTCTCCAGCGAGAATGGAACGCCGGTAGCCGTGTTCAGCACAATCCCGACCAGCCCTTCACGCTCGTCCCCGACAATTCCCCGCACGAGGAGGAACAGATCCGTCCAGCGTATACGCGGCCGGAACACCGCAATGACCGGCCGGGGACGTCAGCAGGACCGTATCATACCAGCAGACAACTGCGGCGGGATCACGTGCCGCTATCTCGATGCTTCTGATGCCGGCCGCTCCGTTCGGATGTGCGGTCACGTTGCCGTCCGGGACATCGGGATCGGCCCTGCAAGGATGAAGCCACCACGCTCTGCCACCGCCTGTTCTTCGGAGATAGTGAGCCCGGGACGGGAGAATAGCACAATCTCCAGGGCCGGTTCCCTCCGCGAGGTGGCGCATGAACCGCTTTTGCATCTGATCCGCTCCCGCGAGAGCCGCATCGAAGGTTCCAGCGGCTACGAGATCGTGCATCTCGGCAGCCATGGTTGGATCGACAGGGGCGAAGAGTTCCAGGTAACTGCCGTCTTTGAACGGGATAAGTGCGTTATGGGTGACGTTGTCCACATGGTCACCTCCCGGAACGACATTGAATCCCGCTGCACCGAATGTGTCCGCCGATGCGGTAAGATTCTGCACAACAATGACGGCGTGATCGATCCGCCATGCATTCTCGGGGGTAACGCCCGTGGCTGCATCGTCCTTACCGATCTCCCGGGTGGAGGAGCATCCGGCTGTACCGATGACCGATATCAGAAGAAGGAGTGAGAGAATGGAATAAAGCGGGAAACGCCTCATGCAAAAAGGTCCTATCCTCTATTATTTTTGCACACGGGATTTTACGGCAAAATCCGTCCTGCCGGTCATCTCCGGAGTATCGAATCCGGGGGATCGGGGGAGATCGTGGTGAGGGAGGATAACCCTCCATCGCTCACGCGTCCCGCCCGTAGTGCATCGTAAAGAGCGTCATATACTCATCCGCAGAGCATGCCGCATCGCACTG carries:
- a CDS encoding Coenzyme F420 hydrogenase/dehydrogenase, beta subunit C-terminal domain, whose protein sequence is MVAKGDMVYAWTTSPQLAEKAECGGAVSALLKYALESGTVDAVLAVKKGADLYDAIPTVITDPAEIAETAGSLHCGTILMSKLIKKYLGGAKNMKIAVPVKGCDAMGLYELAKRNQVNLDNIYMIGLNCGGSVSPVSARKMIAEKFGVNPDDVVKEEIDKGQFIIITKDGQHKGISIDELEEEGYGRRSNCRRCKMKVPRQADLACGNWGVIGDKAGKATFIEVCSEKGADLVNGAAQAGALATEAPIPKGIEIRGKVENAMLKLGDKWRAKNFGELGDGKERLKKIMEETSRCIKCYQCIDQCPICYCEECSTKKPDMVTPGKLPVDFMFHLIRFAHISDSCINCGQCEENCAMDIPNALFMHALQTDLEEMFGQKPGVDMTLPILALVDEKTERKRLADTGDDQIFNIFINK
- the fdhF gene encoding formate dehydrogenase subunit alpha, which produces MSENPGKLEYVPTTCPYCGVGCGLNLVVNDGKLVGVEPFKRTPVNEGRLCPKGATCWEHVQSPDRLTTPLIKKNGKFEEATWDEALDLVASKLKETSDKYGPRSLGFQVSCRTPNEDCYAMQKFARVAFKTNNVDNCARICHGPSVAGLSLSFGSGAATNPFEDVLNADLIFMIGSNAVEAHPLAGRRVAQAKKKGIEIIVCDPRYTPTARLADTYLRYNPSTHIALINSMMYWIIEENLHDKAFIEERVKGFDELKETVAKYANVEDITGVPTETVKEIARKYASAKNAVIIYCLGITELTTGTDNVRSLGNLSMLTGNIGRPGVGVNPLRGQNNVQGACDMGAYPNVYSGYQKCEVDDIRHKMEQLWSVTDLPEWYGASLTEQIDQCGDPIKSMYILGLNPVVTYPNSNHVMKSLEKLDFLVVQDIFFTETCQYADVILPGTCFAEKDGTFTSGERRVNRIRKAVDGPGESMEDWRVFVKLAEKLNLPGFEFETAEDVWNDLRRVTPSMAGLNYERLNRPESLHWPCPTEEHPGTPILHIGKFSSADGKGTLFGIEYRPPAEVADAEYPFTLMTGRLLFHYHSRSQTGRAKILHQEVPESYVQINNEDAKKLNIANGEKIKLSSRRGEVETLARVTDEVAPGVLMMTMHFGTGAVNLLTNDVRDPMSKMPELKHCAVKVEKLTEA
- a CDS encoding FmdE family protein yields the protein MESTDTGHAPKGIERRMEENGLSPDLRDDFRRSIAFHTYPAPGLLIGVFMVDYALELLSATRGEKLYAVSETPKCLPDPLQVIAYCTAGNHRLRILPIGKFAITVNWPSDGPEAEGVRVFLDEEKMKRYPVFDLWYAHDPAFDKKSMGGKLLDEIFEAQRDVLSYERVRIDVTAKQPWKSERCSVCGEMIPDFMLLDGVCFTCSDRSYFTVLAE
- the tsaA gene encoding tRNA (N6-threonylcarbamoyladenosine(37)-N6)-methyltransferase TrmO; translated protein: MGMELVPVGVVHSSVRSGHEMPVQGVTGEVEIYPEYVNALRSIGQNSHLILLCWMHEADRTVLTAVARKVASDLPEKGVFSLRSPPRPNPISLSVVRLLGVREERFLEVESLDLIDGTPVLDIKPYQTGWDCIFSATGHDRSEKIQKMGTEAYREGLVREAVNYHGMLCPGVAVGVRIAEAATRMLGGDLRNPALSVVPGNDPCIADALIGITGARPGDHRLLFMQGDKAPKNGCLIRKGDREVAFLLRADIPRTPEEILSCDEAVLFAADLHDTEERKLPAHPCVRYP
- the fdhD gene encoding formate dehydrogenase accessory sulfurtransferase FdhD; amino-acid sequence: MQSENSTRATCSGLTKEYDVYTVSETGIGNGRVEVCVEDTVTLLLNDTRIANLTVTPAELEEFALGYAVCEGLVPGPSAVESITVDGLTVHIRTNAFHEERISPETEIRSSGGVGVKTPWHELAAPVQGNLLLDLDTIFGGMDTLHRMASTWKSTGGTHCSVIIDADGVLQSHAEDMGRHTSVDKAVGKALSAGIDLSGCFMACTGRMPAGMVAKASRAGVPVIVTNNAPFSTGIDLARRLDMTLVGFARRPRAVVYSAPHRIRDI
- a CDS encoding molybdopterin-binding protein yields the protein MPHRYLTLTARADALSLMKQKFPPPNHIETVLLEHSVGRVTAKPLYACHSVPPGNVAAMDGYAVQSHETVGAGDRRPKTLAQAHRVNTGEVVPGMYDAVIMIEDVWQEDGRIIIRKAAAPGQFIRRAGEDIRAGDLIVPRGHQIRPFDIGALGAYGISNVPVRAVHVGLIPTGSDLVPIGQAPLPGETVESNTCMAGAYLAGMGATSRRYGSVPDDTGRICEAITAAVRENDMVIISAGTSAGTRDFTAAAIATLGEVLVHGIAARPGKPVVIGSVDNKPVLGLPGNPVATQTMLRELVAPLLERWGLSPYQRYERTVRLARTVTSDLGFEEFVPVSVGRVGDRYSAAPHPRGGGVQMAAVRANGYIRIPASGEGFAAGCEIPVSLTVPPGYVDRTLLCIGVRDPAITELADFLAEEGYLLHCCATDTIGALLALQENSCYAAPVMVPKCEPLVRELAGRYCPDANPLRVRIAAREIGIASADGLELSDLASARVAAPLRGTAPRVLLDALLPEHGIDPYSLSIAAEVRSHDSAAAAVSGGVADAGVCSAGAAAAAHLRFVPLGSESYELWFRQEVRDDSGIREILRILGSPGFSSRLCDRWDYQTDRMGEMLPGFRENLSGDAAGAMERSIS
- a CDS encoding VOC family protein, with product MRRFPLYSILSLLLLISVIGTAGCSSTREIGKDDAATGVTPENAWRIDHAVIVVQNLTASADTFGAAGFNVVPGGDHVDNVTHNALIPFKDGSYLELFAPVDPTMAAEMHDLVAAGTFDAALAGADQMQKRFMRHLAEGTGPGDCAILPSRAHYLRRTGGGRAWWLHPCRADPDVPDGNVTAHPNGAAGIRSIEIAARDPAAVVCWYDTVLLTSPAGHCGVPAAYTLDGSVPPRAGNCRGRA